From the genome of Nicotiana sylvestris chromosome 2, ASM39365v2, whole genome shotgun sequence, one region includes:
- the LOC104230621 gene encoding uncharacterized protein At5g39570, with protein sequence MSYYPKGYHGEDDDGAEFDEYDPTPYGGGYDIALTYGRPLPPSDETCYQTSSASDEFDYDRPQYSSYAEPSAYGEEALETEYQSYSRPKPRPTPSYHRPSEEEGEAYEQPQADYGFQPGMNRPGGGYGGESEYGSGYGRKTEYEEPKPEYVEPASEYGSGYGRKSEYEEPKPEYGSGYGRKSEYEEPTSEYGSGYGRKSEYEEPAPEYGSGYRRKSEYEEPRSEYGSGYERRTESEEYGSGGYGRKPSYGQEEEGERRPSYGRSSYQTEEGEGYERPRYGRSEEDYRKPSYERRGDDDDEGYGRKKYGDDNSDDDEEKKHHHKHHHRKHYDD encoded by the exons ATGTCTTACTACCCAAAAGGCTACCACGGGGAAGATGACGACGGAGCTGAATTCGACGAGTACGATCCAACTCCGTACGGCGGTGGATACGACATCGCTTTGACTTACGGTCGTCCGCTTCCACCCTCTGATGAAACCTGTTATCAGACTTCTTCAGCTTCTGATGAATTCGACTATGATCGTCCTCAGTACTCTTCTTATGCTGAGCCTTCTGCTTATGGTGAGGAGGCTCTTGAGACTGAGTACCAAAGCTATTCTAGGCCCAAACCTCGGCCCACTCCTTCTTATCATCGCCCATCTGAGGAAGAAGGCGAAGCTTATGAGCAGCCTCAGGCCGATTATGGGTTTCAGCCTGGGATGAATCGTCCTGGCGGTGGATATGGTGGGGAAAGTGAATACGGATCCGGGTATGGGAGAAAGACCGAGTATGAAGAACCCAAACCGGAATATGTAGAACCCGCTTCCGAATACGGATCTGGGTATGGGCGAAAGAGTGAGTATGAAGAGCCCAAACCAGAATATGGATCCGGGTATGGGCGAAAGAGCGAATATGAAGAGCCCACATCAGAATACGGATCTGGATATGGGAGAAAGAGTGAGTATGAAGAACCCGCTCCAGAGTACGGTTCGGGATACAGGAGGAAGAGTGAATATGAGGAGCCAAGATCGGAATACGGGTCGGGTTATGAGCGTAGGACCGAGTCCGAAGAGTATGGATCTGGTGGATATGGAAGGAAGCCCAGCTACGGGCAGGAGGAAGAGGGGGAGAGGAGGCCCAGTTATGGGCGTTCAAGCTACCAGACTGAGGAGGGAGAAGGGTACGAGAGGCCTCGCTATGGAAGGTCTGAGGAGGACTACAGGAAGCCTAGCTATGAGAGGCGTGGTGATGACGACGACGAGGGCTATGGTCGCAAGAAATAT GGTGATGACAACTCCGATGATGACGAGGAGAAGAAACATCACCACAAGCACCACCACCGCAAACACTATGATGATTGA